The DNA region gagtcagggttgatctgtagtgtgtgtactcacagggttgatagaggagtcagggttgatctgtagtgtgtgtactcacagggttgatagaggagtcagggttgatctgtagtgtgtAAATGTTGTCTGTTGAGTACTGGAACAGGCCATAGTACGGGTTCAACATCTCATGGCACAGCAGGTACAGCCACTCCCTGTATAACCATAATACAACGTTATTACAACGTTATTACAACGTTACCACAGCAGGTACAGCCACTCCCTGTATAACCATAATACAACGTTATTACAACGTTACCACAGCAGGTACAGCCACTCCCTGTATAACCATAATCCAACGTTATTACAACGTTACAACAGCAGGTACAGCCACTCCCTGTATAACCATAATACAACGTTATTACAACGTTACCACAGCTGGTACAGCCACTCCCTGTATAACCATAATACAACGTTATTACAACGTTACCACAGCAGGTACAGCCACTCCCTTTATAACCATAATACAACGCTATTACAATGTTACCACAGCAGGTACAGCCACTCCCTGTATAACAATAATACAACGTTATTACAACGTTATTACAATGTTACCACAGCAGGTACAGCCACTCCCTGTATAACCATAATACAACgttattacaatgttattacaatgttAATACAGCTGGTACAGCCACTCCCTGTATAACCATAATACAACgttattacaatgttattacaatgttACCACAGCAGCTACAGCCAGTCCCTGTATAACCATAATACAACGTTATTACAATGTTACCACAGCAGGTACAGCCAGTCCCTGTATAACCATAATACAACGTTATTACAATGTTACCACAGCAGGTACAGCCACTCCCTGTATAACCATAATACAACGTTATTACAATGTTACCACAGCAGGTACAGCCACTCCCTGTATAACCATAATACAACGTTATTACAATGTTACCACAGCAGGTACAGCCACTCCCTGTATAACCATAATACAACGTTATTACAACGTTACCATAGTTTGACTAGAGGTGTTTCTGCTCCTAGCAAGAGACTGGTGTTTGGGGGATtccccccagctaactggttaaacaacgtggtagaacaggggatcccccccagctaactggttaaacaacgtggtagaacaggggattccccccagctaactggttaaacaacgtggtagaacaggggattcccccccagctaactggttaaacaacgtggtagaacaggggattccccccagctaactggttaaacaacgtggtagaacaggggattccccccagctaactggttaaacaacgtggtagaacaggggattccccccagctaactggttaaacaacgtggtagaacaggggattcccccccagctaactggttaaacaacgtggtagaacaggggattccccccagctaactggttaaacaacgtggtagaaaaggggattccccccagctaactggttaaacaacgtggtagaacaggggattccccccagctaactggttaaacaacgtggtagaacaggggattcccccccagctaactggttaaacaacgtggtagaacaggggattccccccagctaactggtttAAACAACGGGGTAGAACAGGGGGTTCccccccagctaactggttaaacaacgtggtagaacaggggattccccccagctaactggttaaacaacgtggtagaacaggggattcccccccagctaactggttaaacaacgtggtagaacaggggattccccccagctaactggttaaacaacgtggtagaacaggggattccccccagctaactggttaaacaacgtggtagaacaggggattccccccagctaactggttaaacaacgtggtagaacaggggattcccccagctaactggttaaacaacgtggtagaacaggggattccccccagctaactggttaaacaacgtggtagaacaggggattcccccccagctaactggttaaacaacgtggtagaacaggggattccccccagctaactggttaaacaacgtggtagaacaggggattccccccagctaactggttaaacaacgtggtagaacaggggattccccccagctaactggttaaacaacgtAACAACATCACAACGTAACCACAATCCAACGTTAGTCCAACGTCACCTTGCCACTCCTCCGTAGTCCAGTCCTTCCTCTCCTCTAAACTTCACCATCAGTCGCTTCTTCAGATCCTTGGGCCTCATCTTCATGATCTGACGATAtgactcctacacacacacacacacacacacacacacacacacacgcacacgcacacgcacgcacacacacgcacacacacgcacacacaacgcacacacacacacacacacacatacacacacacacacatacacacacacacacgcacgcacacagagacacacacacacacgcacgcacacacgcgcgcacgcacacatgcacacacgcgcgcacgcacacacacgcgcgcacgcacacacgcaattATAGAAAATATAACCTGAAGGAAAATCCATCTTGAATTGTGTAGCCAGGCCGATACAAGTAGGGTGGGTGAGTCTctgtgtgagtctctgtgtgtgtgtctctgtgtgtgtgtgtgtgtgtgtgtgtgtgtacacgtaatatgtgtgtgtatatacgtaacatgtgtgtgtataggaactgacccagtgtgtgtgtgtgtgtgtgtgtgtgtgtgtgtgtgtgtgtgtgtgtacacgtaatatgtgtgtgtatatacgtaacatgtgtgtgtataggaactgtgtgtgtgtgtgtgtgtatatattatgtACATACCTCAAAGATCTCGTCTCGTGAGACCTCTATGCGACAGTGTCCAGCCTGTGGTTGCTGCAGCGACAGCTCGTGTCTGAGCAGCTTCAGTTTGTGGACCAGGTCTCTCTCGTAGCGCAGCGTcacttcctcttctcctccttcctcctcccccccccacctccatctctctcccgcCTCCCCCACCCAGCGGCTGAGACGACTCCTTCATCTGGGAATGTTGGCTGGAGACACACAGAAAGGGATTTGTCTCCTTACTGATTTGTTTATTTTACATATCTTTGATACTGAACGTTATCAGATATTCAACCAAAACCTGATATTATATAAAAGGGGAAaactgagtttacaaataacaacaaataaaatatataattattttatttatttaattaacaaagttatgtaACACCAAattcccccttacactcaataactggatGAGTTAAAGGaatgttctatagacaggtgagataaaggtatgttctatggacaggtgagttaaaggtgtgttctatagacaggtgagttaaaGGTATGTTCTATGGACAGGCGAGTTAAAGGAATGTTCTATAGACAGGCGAGTTAAAGGAATGTTCTATAGACAGGCGAGTTAAaggaatgttctatggacaggtgagttaaaggtatgttctatagacaggtgagttaaaggtatgttctatagacaggtgagttaaaggtatgttctatagacaggcgagttaaaggtatgttctatagacaggtgagataaaggtatgttctatagacaggtgagataaaggtatgttctatagacaggtgagttaaaggtatgttctatggacaggtgagttaaaggtatgttctatggacaggtgagttaaaggtatgttctatagacaggtgagttaaaggtatgttctatggacaggtgagttaaaggaatgttctatagacaggtggtttaaaggtatgttctatggacaggtgagttaaaggaatgttctatagacaggtgagttaaaagaatgttctatagacaggtgagttaaaggtatgttctatagacaggtgagttaaaggtatgttctatggacaggtgagttaaaggtatgttctatagacaggcgagttaaaggtatgttctatagacaggcgagataaaggtatgttctatggacaggtgagttaaaggtatgttctatagacaggtgagataaaggtatgttctatagacaggtgagataaaggtatgttctatagacaggtgagataaaggtatgttctatagacaggtgagttaatggaatgttctatagacaggtgagttaaaggtatgttctatagacaggtgagttaaaggaatgttctatagacaggtgagttaaaggaatgttctatagacaggtgagataaaggaatgttctatggacaggtaagataaaggtatgttctatggacaggtgagataaaggtatgttctatagacaggtgagttaaaggaatgttctatagacaggtgagataaaggtatgttctatagacaggtgagttaaaggtatgttctatggacaggtgagataaaggaatgttctatagacaggtgagttaaaggtatgttctatggacaggtgtgttaaaggtatgttctatggacaggtgagttaaaggtatgttctatagacaggtgagttaaaggtatgttctatagacaggtgagttaaaAGAATGTTCTACGGACAGGTGTGTtaaaagaatgttctatggacaggtgagttaaaagaatgttctatggacaggtgagttaaaggtatgttctatggacaggtgagTTAAAGGAATGTTCAATAGACAGGTGAGTtaaaagaatgttctatggacaggtgaattaaaggtatgttctatggacaggtgaATTTAAGGtatgttctatggacaggtgagttaaaagaatgttctatagacaggtgagttaaaggaatgttctatagacaggtgagttaaaagaatgttctatggacaggtgagttaaaggattgttctatggacaggtgagttaaaagaatgttctatggacaggtgagttaaaggattgttctatggacaggtgagttaaaagaatgttctatggacaggtgagttaaaggattgttctatggacaggtgagttaaaagaatgttctatagacaggtgacttaaaagaatgttctatggacaggtgagttaaaggtatgttctatagacaggtgagttaaaggaatgttctatggacaggtgaaataaaggtatgttctatggacaggtgagttaaaggtatgttctatggacaggtgagTTAAAGGAATGTTCTACGGACAGGTGAGTTAAAAGTATAACCCTTTGGACAACATGGATCccaaaaagcaacacatttgaagttttggaacgGCCGAGTCCAAGTCCAAACCAAATCCCAATTGAAATGTTTGTGGGAGGATCTGAGCCAAAATTCCTCCACCACGAGGTGAGagacaactacaggaagtgtttggttggagtcatggcAACTACAGTAAATTCCTCCACATCGAGGTGAGAGActactacaggaagtgtttggttggagtcatggcaactacaggaagtgtttggttggagtcatggcaactacaggaagtgtttggttggagtcatggcAACTACAGTAAATTCCTCCACATCGAGGTGAGagacaactacaggaagtgtttggttggagtcatggcaactacaggaagtgtttggttggagtcatggcAACTAAAGggaaccagttattgagtgtaaggtgGAAATTACTTTTCACACAAGGGGCATTGGGGTGTTGCATAACTACGTTCATGAAAGAACTGAAATAAGTGAAGTAACTGAAATAAGTGCAATAAGTGAAATACGTGAAATAAGTACGTACCTGATGATGGTGTGCAGCCGAGGGTCAGTGAACTGCGTTGTTCGGTTGTTGTGATCCACAAAGTAGATCCTTCCAGACACCGTGCTCCTCACCTCCCAGCCGGCCGGCAGCGGACCCAACTCCTCACAGCTCACACTGGTCAGGTCCCTggaccaatcacaacacacctcacTATCAGGTGCCTGGACCAATCACAATACACCTCACTATCTGGTCCCTGGACCAATCACAATACACCTCACTATCAGGTGCCTGGGACCAATCACAATACACCTCACTATCAGGTGCCTGGGACCAATCACAATACACCTCACTATCAGGTGCCTGGACCAATCACAATACACCTCACTATCAGGTGCCTGGACCAATCACAATACACCTCACTATCTGGTCCCTggaccaatcacaacacacctcacTATCAGGTGCCTggaccaatcacaacacacctttcTGAGCTCTACACCACATCAAAACACACCGTACTGAGCTCTACTCCAATCAAAACACACCTAACTGAGCTCTaaaccaatcacaacacacctaaCTGAGCTCTaaaccaatcacaacacaccttactGAGCTCTaaaccaatcacaacacacctaaCTGAGCTCTaaaccaatcacaacacaccttactGAGCTCTAAGCCTTCCAACTGGATGCGTTCCAATTCAGGTAGGGTGGTAAAGGACGAGGTAGTGGGGGAggaaggatagatggagaggtagggggaggtaggggagaggtaggggggaggtaggatagatggagaggtaggggtGAGGTatgatagatggagaggtaggggggaggtaggatagatggggaggtagggaggaggtaggatagatggagaggtagtggggaggtaggatagatggagaggtaggggggaggtaggatagatggagaggtaggggggtggtaggatagatggagaggtagtgggggaggtaggatagatggagaggtaggggggaggtaggatagatggggaggtagggaggaggtaggatagatggagaggtagtgggggaggtaggatagatggagaggtagtgggggaggtaggatagatggagaggtagtggggaggtaggatagatggagaggtagtgggggaggtaggataaatggagaggtaggggagaggtaggatagatggagaggtaggggggaggtaggatagatggagaggtagtgGGGAGGTAGTGGGGGAAGGTAGGATAGAGGGTAGGATAGTAACGGTAGAGGGagtagtgagggtagagggtagtatagtgagggtagagggtagtatagtgagggtagagggtagtatagtgagggtagagggtagtatagtgagggtagagggtagtatagtgagggtagtatagtaACGGAAGAGGGTAGTATAGTAACGGTAGAAGGTAGTATAGTAACGGTAGAAGGTAGTATAGTGAGGATAGTATAGTgatggtagtatagtgagggtagcgggtagtatagtgagggtagagggtagtatagtgagggtagagggtagtatagtaacGGTAGAGGGTAggatagtgagggtagagggtagtatagtgagggtagagggtagtatagtgaagttagagggtagtatagtatagtgagggtagtatagtgagggtagtatagtaACGGTAGAAGGTAGTATAGTGAGGATAGTATAGTgatggtagtatagtgagggtagagggtagtatagtgaggatAGTATAGTgatggtagtatagtgagggtagagggtagtatagtgagggtagagggtagtatagtgagggtagagggtagtatagtgaggatagagggtagtatagtgagggtagtatagtgagggtagagggtagtatagtgagggtagagggtagtatagtgagggtagagggtagtatagtgagggtagtatagtgagggtagagggtagtatagtgagggtagagggtagtatagtgaggtagagggtagtatagtgagggtagagggtagtatagtgagggtagtatagtgagggtagagggtagtatagtgagggtagagggtagtatagtgaggatagagggtagtatagtgagggtagtatagtgagggtagagggtagtatagtgagggtagagggtagtatagtgagggtagagggtagtatagtgagggtagagggtagtatagtaacggtagagggtagtatagtgagggtagggtagtaggagggtggagggtatagtgagggtggagggtagttagtgagggtagagggtagtatagtgagggtagagggtggaTATaacggtagagggtagtatagtgagggtagagggtagtatagtgagggtagagagtagtatagtgagggtagtatagtgagggtagatggtagtatagtgagggtagagggtagtatagtgagggtagagggtagtatagtgagggtagagggtagtatagtgagggtagtatagtgagggtagagggtagtatagtgagggtagagggtagtatagtaatggtagagggtagtatagtgagggtagagggtagtatagtgagggtagtatagtgagggtagagggtagtatagtgagggtagagggtagtatagtgagggtagagggtagtatagtgagggtagagagtagtatagtgagggtagtatagtgagggtagagggtagtatagtgaggatagagggtagtatagtaatggtagagggtagtatagtgagggtagagggtagtatagtgaggatAGAGGTTAGTATAGTaacggtagagggtagtatagtgagggtagagggtagtatagtgagggtggagggtagtatagtgagggtagagggtagtatagtgagggtagagggtagtatagtaccggtagagggtagtatagtgagggtagtatagtgagggtagagggtagtatagtgagggtagagggtaggatagtgagggtagagggtaggatagtgagggtagagggtagtatagtgagggtagagggtagtatagtgagggtagagggtagtatagtgaggatagagggtagtatagtaatggtagagggtagtatagtgagggtagaggttAGTATAGTaacggtagagggtagtatagtgagggtagagggtagtatagtgagggtggagggtagtatagtgagggtagagggtagtatagtgagggtagagggtagtatagtaacggtagagggtagtatagtgagggtagtatagtgagggtagagggtagtatagtgagggtagtatagtgagggtagagggtaggatagtgagggtagagggtagtatagtgagggtagtatagtgagggtagtatagtgagggtagtatagtaacggtagagggtagtatagtgagggtagagggcagtatagtgagggtagagggtagtatagtgagggtagagggtagtatagtgacggtagagggtagtatagtgacggtagagggtagtatagtgagggtagtatagtgagggtagagggtagtatagtgagggtatagggtagtatagtgagggtatagggtagtatagtgagggtagagggtagtatagtgagggtagagggtagtatagtaacggtagagggtagtatagtgagggtagagggtagtatagtgagggtagagggtagtatagtgagggtagagggtagtatagtgagggtagtgtagtgagggtagtatagtaacggtagagggtagtatagtaacggtagagggtagtatagtgagggtagatggtagtatagtgagggtagagggtagtatagtgagggtagagggtagtatagtgagggtagagggtagtatagtgagggtagagggtagtatagtgagggtagagggtagtatagtaacggtagagggtagtatagtgagggtagagggtagtatagtgagggtagagggtagtatagtaacggtagagggtagtatagtaagggtagagggtagtacagtgagggtagagggtagtatagtgagggtagagggtagtatagtgagggtagagggtagtatagtgagggtagagggtagtatagtgagggtatagggtagtatagtgagggtagagggtagtatagtatagtgagggtagtatagtgagggtagtatagtgagggtagagggtagtatagtgagggtagatggtagtatagtgagggtagtatagtaacggtagagggtagtatagtgagggtagagaaTAGTATAGTGAGgatagtatagtgagggtagagggtagtatagtgagggtacagggtagtatagtgagggtagtatagtgagggtagagggtagtatagtgagggtagtatagtgagggtagtatagtgagggtagtatagtaacggtagagggtagtatagtgagggtagagggtagtatagtgagggtagagggtagtatagtgagggtagtatagtgaggttagtatagtgagggtagagggtagtatagtgaggggtGGTATtgtgagggtagtatagtgagggtagtatagtgagggtagagggtagtatagtgagggtagtatagtgagggtagagggtagtatagtgagggtagagggtagtatagtgagggtaggctagtgagggtagtatagtgagggtagatggtagtatagtgagggtagagggtaggctagtgagggtagtatagtgagggtagtatagtgagggtagtacAGTaacggtagagggtagtatagtgagggtagagggtagtatagtgagggtagagggtagtatagtgagggtagtatagtgagggtagagggtagtatagtgagggtagagggtagtatagtgagggtaggctagtgagggtagagggtagtatagtgagggtagtatagtgagggtagagggtagtatagtgagggtagtatagtgagggtagagggtagtatagtgagggtagagggtagtatagtgagggtagagggtagtatagtgagggtagtatagtgagggtagtatagtgagggtagtatagtgagggtagtacAGTAACGATAgatggtagtatagtgagggtagagggtaggctAGTGAGGGTGGTACCTGGGTATTCGTGGGTCGTGCCAGGTACTGACTCCCGTCTGTGTGTGGAGAAAATAAACCTGTCCCTGGACCGTAGTGCGCtgctctgtaacacacacagagacaggtcacacacacacacacacacacacacacacacacacacacacacacacacacacacacacacacacacacacacacacacagagagaaaggtcACACACTGCTGTCTGTCTTGACCGGAGCAGCCACACCTGCTcaataacacacacctggcccagctcaataacacacacctggccctgctcaatatcacacacctgctcaataacacacacctggccctgctcaatatcacacacctggccctgctcaatatcacacacctgctcaataacacacacctggccctgctcaatatcACACACCGGGCCCTGCTCAATAACATacacctggccctgctcaataacacacacctggccctgctcaataacacacacctggccctgctcaatatcacacacctggccctgctcaatatcacacacctggccctgctgAATATCACACACCTGCTcaataacacacacctggccctgctcaatatcacacacctggccctgctcaatatcacacacctgctcaatatcacacacgtggccctgctcaatatcacacacctggccctgctcaataacacacacctggccctgctcaataacacacacctggccctgctcaataacacacacctggccctgctcaataacacacacctggccctgctcaatatcacacacctggccctgctcaatatcacacacctggccctgctcaatatcACACACCTGCTCAATAACAAacacctggccctgctcaatatcacacacctgctcaataacacacacctggccctgctcaatatcacacacctggccctgctcaataacacacacctggccctgctcaataacacacacctggccctgctcaatatcacacacctggccctgctcaatataacacacctggccctgctcaataacacacacctggccctgctcaataacacacacctggccctgctcaataacacacacctggccctgctcaatatcACACACTTGGCCCTGCTCAATATCACACACCTGGACCCTGCTCAAAATCACACACCTGCTcaataacacacacctggccctgctcaatatcacacacctgctcaatatcacacacctgctcaataacacagacctggccctgctcaataacacacacctggccctgctcaataacacacacctggccctgctcaatatcAGACACCTGCTcaataacacacacctggccctgctcaatatcacacacctgctcaataacacacacctggccctgctcaatatcAGACACCTGCTcaataacacacacctggccctgctcaatatcacacacctggccctgctcaatatcacacacctgctcaataacacacacctggccctgctcaatatcacacacctgctcaataacacacacctggccctgctcaataacacacacctggccctgctcaatatcAGACACCTGCTcaataacacacacctggccctgctcaatatcacacacctggccctgctcaataacacacacctggccctgctcaatatcAGACACCTGCTCAATAtcacacacctggccctgctcaatatcacacacctggccctgctcaatatcacacacctggccctgctcaataacacacacctgctcaataacacacacctggccctgctcaatatcacacacctggccctgctcaataacacacacctggccatgctgaatatcacacacctggccctgctcaatatcacacacctggccctgctcaatatcacacacctggccctgctcaataacacacacctggccctgctcaatatcacacacctggccctgctcaataacacacacctggccctgctcaataacaaacacctggccctgctcaatatcacacacctggccctgctcaatatcacacacctggccctgctcaatatcacacacctggccctgtaaccctaacctctctctctgtctctctctctcaccgtatCCTTCAGGCAGATCTGGTGATTGGTTGCCATGCGGTCGGTTCTGAGGGGTTTGGGAATCCTGGCCTCTGATTCGCTGAGCCTGGAGCCGGTTCTCCTGGTTGGGTGAATCCGGTGGACAGGTCCCGCCCCCAGCGGCGCCAGTGGGGTCTGAGTACGGCAGCGGCTCCTCACTGAAACAGCTCTCAAAcacaggcctacacacacacacacacacacacacacacgttacatacatacatacccccacctgttacacacacacacacacctgttacacacacacacacacacacacacacacacacacacacacacacacacacacacacacactcacccctgttacacacacacctctgttacacacacacacacacacacacacacacacacacacacacacccctgttacacacacacccctgttacacacacacacacacacacacacacacacacacccctgttaaTCCTCACCCCTCGTTCTCTAACAGTGCTCTACAGTCGACCACAGATCCTCCGCTGCCCAAACCATCTCTGGTCTGGAGGCTCACTGGAAAACACAGTTAACACACGTTACACCCACAGTCTAGTACAGCTAACCTtgctaccctaa from Salmo trutta unplaced genomic scaffold, fSalTru1.1, whole genome shotgun sequence includes:
- the LOC115188928 gene encoding E3 ubiquitin-protein ligase SMURF1-like isoform X1 is translated as MSGPGSRRNGSSIKIRLTVLCAKNLAKKDFFRLPDPFAKVVVDGSGQCHSTDTVKSTLDPKWNQHYDLYIGKTDSITISVWNHKKIHKRQGAGFLGCIRLLANTISRLKDTGYQRLELCKLNPSDSDAVRGQIVVSLQTRDGLGSGGSVVDCRALLENEGPVFESCFSEEPLPYSDPTGAAGGGTCPPDSPNQENRLQAQRIRGQDSQTPQNRPHGNQSPDLPEGYEQRTTVQGQVYFLHTQTGVSTWHDPRIPRDLTSVSCEELGPLPAGWEVRSTVSGRIYFVDHNNRTTQFTDPRLHTIISQHSQMKESSQPLGGGGGREMEVGGGGGRRRRGSDAALRERPGPQTEAAQTRAVAAATTGWTLSHRGLTRRDL